A genome region from Ctenopharyngodon idella isolate HZGC_01 chromosome 5, HZGC01, whole genome shotgun sequence includes the following:
- the LOC127512028 gene encoding uncharacterized protein LOC127512028 isoform X3 has protein sequence MGSGVQELTGTDSDRDITPPFRKARPRGVNGTDREGGWVHWRPVGRRERGLQCRSRNSGSHGGSGATGSHGGSGATGSHGGSGATGSHGGSGATGSHGGSGATGSHGGSGATGSHGGSGATGSHGGSGATGSHGGSGATGSHGGSGATGSHGGSGATGSHGGSGATGSHGGSGATGSHGGSGATGSHGGSGATGSHGGSGATGSHGGSGATGSHGGSGGLGNHGGSGGLGTHGGSGGLGTHGGSGGLGNHGGSGGLGAHGRSGSVAGHSSSQAVEDRGRVRSPPASSSNSEAADDRGRAGSPPTSSPPSGIWPPPKKFLGNSTEAVAVSWVRSSSDAGRAESLGGAGRADQGGSVTISGRAGCSVTAFAGESGRADCSGTAAG, from the exons atgggaagtggagtccaggaactgacaggaacagacagtgatcgtgacataacgccccccttccggaaggcgcgtcctcgcggcgtaaatggcacagatagggagggggggtgggtacattggagacctgttggcagacgggaacggggtctccaatgcaggtccaggaactcgggcagccacggggggtcag gtgccacgggcagccacggcgggtcaggtgccacgggcagccacggcgggtcaggtgccacgggcagccacggcgggtcaggtgccacgggcagccacggcgggtcaggtgccacgggcagccacggcgggtcaggtgccacgggcagccacggcgggtcaggtgccacgggcagccacggcgggtcaggtgccacgggcagccacggcgggtcaggtgccacgggcagccacggcgggtcaggtgccacgggcagccacggcgggtcaggtgccacgggcagccacggcgggtcaggtgccacgggcagccacggcgggtcaggtgccacgggcagccacggcgggtcaggtgccacgggcagccacggcgggtcaggtgccacgggcagccacggcgggtcaggtgccacgggcagccacggcgggtcaggtgccacgggcagccacggcgggtcaggtggcttaggcaaccacggcgggtcaggtggcttgggcacccacggcgggtcag gtggcttgggcacccacggcgggtcaggtggcttgggcaaccacggcgggtcaggtggcttaggcgcccacggcaggtcagggtccgtagccggccacagcagttcacaggcggttgaagaccgtgggcgtgtaaggtccccacccgcaagctcaagcaattcggaggccgctgatgatcgcggccgtgcagggtccccacccacaagctccccaccctcaggtatatggcccccccccaaaaagttcttggggaattcaacggaggccgtggcggtttcgtgggtaaggagctcaAGTGACGCCGGTAGGGCAGAAAGcttgggtggcgccggcagggcagaCCAAGGGGGCTCCGTGACCATATCAGGGAGAGCGGGCTGCTCGGTGACGGCCTTCGCGGGTGAATCAGGAAGAGCagactgctctgggacggcagcgggctga
- the LOC127512028 gene encoding uncharacterized protein LOC127512028 isoform X20 encodes MGSGVQELTGTDSDRDITPPFRKARPRGVNGTDREGGWVHWRPVGRRERGLQCRSRNSGSHGGSGATGSHGGSGATGSHGGSGATGSHGGSGATGSHGGSGATGSHGGSGATGSHGGSGATGSHGGSGATGSHGGSGATGSHGGSGATGSHGGSGATGSHGGSGATGSHGGSGATGSHGGSGGLGTHGGSGGLGTHGGSGGLGNHGGSGGLGAHGRSGSVAGHSSSQAVEDRGRVRSPPASSSNSEAADDRGRAGSPPTSSPPSGIWPPPKKFLGNSTEAVAVSWVRSSSDAGRAESLGGAGRADQGGSVTISGRAGCSVTAFAGESGRADCSGTAAG; translated from the exons atgggaagtggagtccaggaactgacaggaacagacagtgatcgtgacataacgccccccttccggaaggcgcgtcctcgcggcgtaaatggcacagatagggagggggggtgggtacattggagacctgttggcagacgggaacggggtctccaatgcaggtccaggaactcgggcagccacggggggtcag gtgccacgggcagccacggcgggtcaggtgccacgggcagccacggcgggtcaggtgccacgggcagccacggcgggtcaggtgccacgggcagccacggcgggtcaggtgccacgggcagccacggcgggtcaggtgccacgggcagccacggcgggtcaggtgccacgggcagccacggcgggtcaggtgccacgggcagccacggcgggtcaggtgccacgggcagccacggcgggtcaggtgccacgggcagccacggcgggtcaggtgccacgggcagccacggcgggtcaggtgccacgggcagccacggcgggtcaggtgccacgggcagccacggcgggtcag gtggcttgggcacccacggcgggtcag gtggcttgggcacccacggcgggtcaggtggcttgggcaaccacggcgggtcaggtggcttaggcgcccacggcaggtcagggtccgtagccggccacagcagttcacaggcggttgaagaccgtgggcgtgtaaggtccccacccgcaagctcaagcaattcggaggccgctgatgatcgcggccgtgcagggtccccacccacaagctccccaccctcaggtatatggcccccccccaaaaagttcttggggaattcaacggaggccgtggcggtttcgtgggtaaggagctcaAGTGACGCCGGTAGGGCAGAAAGcttgggtggcgccggcagggcagaCCAAGGGGGCTCCGTGACCATATCAGGGAGAGCGGGCTGCTCGGTGACGGCCTTCGCGGGTGAATCAGGAAGAGCagactgctctgggacggcagcgggctga
- the LOC127512028 gene encoding uncharacterized protein LOC127512028 isoform X16: MGSGVQELTGTDSDRDITPPFRKARPRGVNGTDREGGWVHWRPVGRRERGLQCRSRNSGSHGGSGATGSHGGSGATGSHGGSGATGSHGGSGATGSHGGSGATGSHGGSGATGSHGGSGATGSHGGSGATGSHGGSGATGSHGGSGATGSHGGSGATGSHGGSGATGSHGGSGATGSHGGSGATGSHGGSGGLGTHGGSGGLGTHGGSGGLGNHGGSGGLGAHGRSGSVAGHSSSQAVEDRGRVRSPPASSSNSEAADDRGRAGSPPTSSPPSGIWPPPKKFLGNSTEAVAVSWVRSSSDAGRAESLGGAGRADQGGSVTISGRAGCSVTAFAGESGRADCSGTAAG, encoded by the exons atgggaagtggagtccaggaactgacaggaacagacagtgatcgtgacataacgccccccttccggaaggcgcgtcctcgcggcgtaaatggcacagatagggagggggggtgggtacattggagacctgttggcagacgggaacggggtctccaatgcaggtccaggaactcgggcagccacggggggtcag gtgccacgggcagccacggcgggtcaggtgccacgggcagccacggcgggtcaggtgccacgggcagccacggcgggtcaggtgccacgggcagccacggcgggtcaggtgccacgggcagccacggcgggtcaggtgccacgggcagccacggcgggtcaggtgccacgggcagccacggcgggtcaggtgccacgggcagccacggcgggtcaggtgccacgggcagccacggcgggtcaggtgccacgggcagccacggcgggtcaggtgccacgggcagccacggcgggtcaggtgccacgggcagccacggcgggtcaggtgccacgggcagccacggcgggtcaggtgccacgggcagccacggcgggtcag gtggcttgggcacccacggcgggtcag gtggcttgggcacccacggcgggtcaggtggcttgggcaaccacggcgggtcaggtggcttaggcgcccacggcaggtcagggtccgtagccggccacagcagttcacaggcggttgaagaccgtgggcgtgtaaggtccccacccgcaagctcaagcaattcggaggccgctgatgatcgcggccgtgcagggtccccacccacaagctccccaccctcaggtatatggcccccccccaaaaagttcttggggaattcaacggaggccgtggcggtttcgtgggtaaggagctcaAGTGACGCCGGTAGGGCAGAAAGcttgggtggcgccggcagggcagaCCAAGGGGGCTCCGTGACCATATCAGGGAGAGCGGGCTGCTCGGTGACGGCCTTCGCGGGTGAATCAGGAAGAGCagactgctctgggacggcagcgggctga
- the LOC127512028 gene encoding PE-PGRS family protein PE_PGRS5-like isoform X12, with translation MGSGVQELTGTDSDRDITPPFRKARPRGVNGTDREGGWVHWRPVGRRERGLQCRSRNSGSHGGSGATGSHGGSGATGSHGGSGATGSHGGSGATGSHGGSGATGSHGGSGATGSHGGSGATGSHGGSGATGSHGGSGATGSHGGSGATGSHGGSGATGSHGGSGATGSHGGSGATGSHGGSGATGSHGGSGATGSHGGSGGLGTHGGSGGLGTHGGSGGLGNHGGSGGLGAHGRSGSVAGHSSSQAVEDRGRVRSPPASSSNSEAADDRGRAGSPPTSSPPSGIWPPPKKFLGNSTEAVAVSWVRSSSDAGRAESLGGAGRADQGGSVTISGRAGCSVTAFAGESGRADCSGTAAG, from the exons atgggaagtggagtccaggaactgacaggaacagacagtgatcgtgacataacgccccccttccggaaggcgcgtcctcgcggcgtaaatggcacagatagggagggggggtgggtacattggagacctgttggcagacgggaacggggtctccaatgcaggtccaggaactcgggcagccacggggggtcag gtgccacgggcagccacggcgggtcaggtgccacgggcagccacggcgggtcaggtgccacgggcagccacggcgggtcaggtgccacgggcagccacggcgggtcaggtgccacgggcagccacggcgggtcaggtgccacgggcagccacggcgggtcaggtgccacgggcagccacggcgggtcaggtgccacgggcagccacggcgggtcaggtgccacgggcagccacggcgggtcaggtgccacgggcagccacggcgggtcaggtgccacgggcagccacggcgggtcaggtgccacgggcagccacggcgggtcaggtgccacgggcagccacggcgggtcaggtgccacgggcagccacggcgggtcaggtgccacgggcagccacggcgggtcag gtggcttgggcacccacggcgggtcag gtggcttgggcacccacggcgggtcaggtggcttgggcaaccacggcgggtcaggtggcttaggcgcccacggcaggtcagggtccgtagccggccacagcagttcacaggcggttgaagaccgtgggcgtgtaaggtccccacccgcaagctcaagcaattcggaggccgctgatgatcgcggccgtgcagggtccccacccacaagctccccaccctcaggtatatggcccccccccaaaaagttcttggggaattcaacggaggccgtggcggtttcgtgggtaaggagctcaAGTGACGCCGGTAGGGCAGAAAGcttgggtggcgccggcagggcagaCCAAGGGGGCTCCGTGACCATATCAGGGAGAGCGGGCTGCTCGGTGACGGCCTTCGCGGGTGAATCAGGAAGAGCagactgctctgggacggcagcgggctga
- the LOC127512028 gene encoding keratin, type I cytoskeletal 9-like isoform X10, with product MGSGVQELTGTDSDRDITPPFRKARPRGVNGTDREGGWVHWRPVGRRERGLQCRSRNSGSHGGSGATGSHGGSGATGSHGGSGATGSHGGSGATGSHGGSGATGSHGGSGATGSHGGSGATGSHGGSGATGSHGGSGATGSHGGSGATGSHGGSGATGSHGGSGATGSHGGSGATGSHGGSGATGSHGGSGGLGTHGGSGGLGNHGGSGGLGNHGGSGGLGTHGGSGGLGNHGGSGGLGAHGRSGSVAGHSSSQAVEDRGRVRSPPASSSNSEAADDRGRAGSPPTSSPPSGIWPPPKKFLGNSTEAVAVSWVRSSSDAGRAESLGGAGRADQGGSVTISGRAGCSVTAFAGESGRADCSGTAAG from the exons atgggaagtggagtccaggaactgacaggaacagacagtgatcgtgacataacgccccccttccggaaggcgcgtcctcgcggcgtaaatggcacagatagggagggggggtgggtacattggagacctgttggcagacgggaacggggtctccaatgcaggtccaggaactcgggcagccacggggggtcag gtgccacgggcagccacggcgggtcaggtgccacgggcagccacggcgggtcaggtgccacgggcagccacggcgggtcaggtgccacgggcagccacggcgggtcaggtgccacgggcagccacggcgggtcaggtgccacgggcagccacggcgggtcaggtgccacgggcagccacggcgggtcaggtgccacgggcagccacggcgggtcaggtgccacgggcagccacggcgggtcaggtgccacgggcagccacggcgggtcaggtgccacgggcagccacggcgggtcaggtgccacgggcagccacggcgggtcaggtgccacgggcagccacggcgggtcaggtgccacgggcagccacggcgggtcag gtggcttgggcacccacggcgggtcaggtggcttgggcaaccacggcgggtcaggtggcttgggcaaccacggcgggtcaggtggcttgggcacccacggcgggtcaggtggcttgggcaaccacggcgggtcaggtggcttaggcgcccacggcaggtcagggtccgtagccggccacagcagttcacaggcggttgaagaccgtgggcgtgtaaggtccccacccgcaagctcaagcaattcggaggccgctgatgatcgcggccgtgcagggtccccacccacaagctccccaccctcaggtatatggcccccccccaaaaagttcttggggaattcaacggaggccgtggcggtttcgtgggtaaggagctcaAGTGACGCCGGTAGGGCAGAAAGcttgggtggcgccggcagggcagaCCAAGGGGGCTCCGTGACCATATCAGGGAGAGCGGGCTGCTCGGTGACGGCCTTCGCGGGTGAATCAGGAAGAGCagactgctctgggacggcagcgggctga
- the LOC127512028 gene encoding PE-PGRS family protein PE_PGRS5-like isoform X31, giving the protein MGSGVQELTGTDSDRDITPPFRKARPRGVNGTDREGGWVHWRPVGRRERGLQCRSRNSGSHGGSGATGSHGGSGATGSHGGSGATGSHGGSGATGSHGGSGATGSHGGSGATGSHGGSGATGSHGGSGATGSHGGSGATGSHGGSGATGSHGGSGATGSHGGSGATGSHGGSGATGSHGGSGGLGAHGRSGSVAGHSSSQAVEDRGRVRSPPASSSNSEAADDRGRAGSPPTSSPPSGIWPPPKKFLGNSTEAVAVSWVRSSSDAGRAESLGGAGRADQGGSVTISGRAGCSVTAFAGESGRADCSGTAAG; this is encoded by the exons atgggaagtggagtccaggaactgacaggaacagacagtgatcgtgacataacgccccccttccggaaggcgcgtcctcgcggcgtaaatggcacagatagggagggggggtgggtacattggagacctgttggcagacgggaacggggtctccaatgcaggtccaggaactcgggcagccacggggggtcag gtgccacgggcagccacggcgggtcaggtgccacgggcagccacggcgggtcaggtgccacgggcagccacggcgggtcaggtgccacgggcagccacggcgggtcaggtgccacgggcagccacggcgggtcaggtgccacgggcagccacggcgggtcaggtgccacgggcagccacggcgggtcaggtgccacgggcagccacggcgggtcaggtgccacgggcagccacggcgggtcaggtgccacgggcagccacggcgggtcaggtgccacgggcagccacggcgggtcaggtgccacgggcagccacggcgggtcaggtgccacgggcagccacggcgggtcag gtggcttaggcgcccacggcaggtcagggtccgtagccggccacagcagttcacaggcggttgaagaccgtgggcgtgtaaggtccccacccgcaagctcaagcaattcggaggccgctgatgatcgcggccgtgcagggtccccacccacaagctccccaccctcaggtatatggcccccccccaaaaagttcttggggaattcaacggaggccgtggcggtttcgtgggtaaggagctcaAGTGACGCCGGTAGGGCAGAAAGcttgggtggcgccggcagggcagaCCAAGGGGGCTCCGTGACCATATCAGGGAGAGCGGGCTGCTCGGTGACGGCCTTCGCGGGTGAATCAGGAAGAGCagactgctctgggacggcagcgggctga
- the LOC127512028 gene encoding uncharacterized protein LOC127512028 isoform X14: MGSGVQELTGTDSDRDITPPFRKARPRGVNGTDREGGWVHWRPVGRRERGLQCRSRNSGSHGGSGATGSHGGSGATGSHGGSGATGSHGGSGATGSHGGSGATGSHGGSGATGSHGGSGATGSHGGSGATGSHGGSGATGSHGGSGATGSHGGSGATGSHGGSGATGSHGGSGATGSHGGSGGLGTHGGSGGLGNHGGSGGLGNHGGSGGLGTHGGSGGLGNHGGSGGLGAHGRSGSVAGHSSSQAVEDRGRVRSPPASSSNSEAADDRGRAGSPPTSSPPSGIWPPPKKFLGNSTEAVAVSWVRSSSDAGRAESLGGAGRADQGGSVTISGRAGCSVTAFAGESGRADCSGTAAG; this comes from the exons atgggaagtggagtccaggaactgacaggaacagacagtgatcgtgacataacgccccccttccggaaggcgcgtcctcgcggcgtaaatggcacagatagggagggggggtgggtacattggagacctgttggcagacgggaacggggtctccaatgcaggtccaggaactcgggcagccacggggggtcag gtgccacgggcagccacggcgggtcaggtgccacgggcagccacggcgggtcaggtgccacgggcagccacggcgggtcaggtgccacgggcagccacggcgggtcaggtgccacgggcagccacggcgggtcaggtgccacgggcagccacggcgggtcaggtgccacgggcagccacggcgggtcaggtgccacgggcagccacggcgggtcaggtgccacgggcagccacggcgggtcaggtgccacgggcagccacggcgggtcaggtgccacgggcagccacggcgggtcaggtgccacgggcagccacggcgggtcaggtgccacgggcagccacggcgggtcag gtggcttgggcacccacggcgggtcaggtggcttgggcaaccacggcgggtcaggtggcttgggcaaccacggcgggtcaggtggcttgggcacccacggcgggtcaggtggcttgggcaaccacggcgggtcaggtggcttaggcgcccacggcaggtcagggtccgtagccggccacagcagttcacaggcggttgaagaccgtgggcgtgtaaggtccccacccgcaagctcaagcaattcggaggccgctgatgatcgcggccgtgcagggtccccacccacaagctccccaccctcaggtatatggcccccccccaaaaagttcttggggaattcaacggaggccgtggcggtttcgtgggtaaggagctcaAGTGACGCCGGTAGGGCAGAAAGcttgggtggcgccggcagggcagaCCAAGGGGGCTCCGTGACCATATCAGGGAGAGCGGGCTGCTCGGTGACGGCCTTCGCGGGTGAATCAGGAAGAGCagactgctctgggacggcagcgggctga
- the LOC127512028 gene encoding keratin, type I cytoskeletal 9-like isoform X27, translating into MGSGVQELTGTDSDRDITPPFRKARPRGVNGTDREGGWVHWRPVGRRERGLQCRSRNSGSHGGSGATGSHGGSGATGSHGGSGATGSHGGSGATGSHGGSGATGSHGGSGATGSHGGSGATGSHGGSGATGSHGGSGATGSHGGSGATGSHGGSGATGSHGGSGATGSHGGSGATGSHGGSGATGSHGGSGGLGAHGRSGSVAGHSSSQAVEDRGRVRSPPASSSNSEAADDRGRAGSPPTSSPPSGIWPPPKKFLGNSTEAVAVSWVRSSSDAGRAESLGGAGRADQGGSVTISGRAGCSVTAFAGESGRADCSGTAAG; encoded by the exons atgggaagtggagtccaggaactgacaggaacagacagtgatcgtgacataacgccccccttccggaaggcgcgtcctcgcggcgtaaatggcacagatagggagggggggtgggtacattggagacctgttggcagacgggaacggggtctccaatgcaggtccaggaactcgggcagccacggggggtcag gtgccacgggcagccacggcgggtcaggtgccacgggcagccacggcgggtcaggtgccacgggcagccacggcgggtcaggtgccacgggcagccacggcgggtcaggtgccacgggcagccacggcgggtcaggtgccacgggcagccacggcgggtcaggtgccacgggcagccacggcgggtcaggtgccacgggcagccacggcgggtcaggtgccacgggcagccacggcgggtcaggtgccacgggcagccacggcgggtcaggtgccacgggcagccacggcgggtcaggtgccacgggcagccacggcgggtcaggtgccacgggcagccacggcgggtcaggtgccacgggcagccacggcgggtcag gtggcttaggcgcccacggcaggtcagggtccgtagccggccacagcagttcacaggcggttgaagaccgtgggcgtgtaaggtccccacccgcaagctcaagcaattcggaggccgctgatgatcgcggccgtgcagggtccccacccacaagctccccaccctcaggtatatggcccccccccaaaaagttcttggggaattcaacggaggccgtggcggtttcgtgggtaaggagctcaAGTGACGCCGGTAGGGCAGAAAGcttgggtggcgccggcagggcagaCCAAGGGGGCTCCGTGACCATATCAGGGAGAGCGGGCTGCTCGGTGACGGCCTTCGCGGGTGAATCAGGAAGAGCagactgctctgggacggcagcgggctga
- the LOC127512028 gene encoding keratin, type I cytoskeletal 9-like isoform X15, with translation MGSGVQELTGTDSDRDITPPFRKARPRGVNGTDREGGWVHWRPVGRRERGLQCRSRNSGSHGGSGATGSHGGSGATGSHGGSGATGSHGGSGATGSHGGSGATGSHGGSGATGSHGGSGATGSHGGSGATGSHGGSGATGSHGGSGATGSHGGSGATGSHGGSGATGSHGGSGATGSHGGSGATGSHGGSGATGSHGGSGATGSHGGSGATGSHGGSGGLGAHGRSGSVAGHSSSQAVEDRGRVRSPPASSSNSEAADDRGRAGSPPTSSPPSGIWPPPKKFLGNSTEAVAVSWVRSSSDAGRAESLGGAGRADQGGSVTISGRAGCSVTAFAGESGRADCSGTAAG, from the exons atgggaagtggagtccaggaactgacaggaacagacagtgatcgtgacataacgccccccttccggaaggcgcgtcctcgcggcgtaaatggcacagatagggagggggggtgggtacattggagacctgttggcagacgggaacggggtctccaatgcaggtccaggaactcgggcagccacggggggtcag gtgccacgggcagccacggcgggtcaggtgccacgggcagccacggcgggtcaggtgccacgggcagccacggcgggtcaggtgccacgggcagccacggcgggtcaggtgccacgggcagccacggcgggtcaggtgccacgggcagccacggcgggtcaggtgccacgggcagccacggcgggtcaggtgccacgggcagccacggcgggtcaggtgccacgggcagccacggcgggtcaggtgccacgggcagccacggcgggtcaggtgccacgggcagccacggcgggtcaggtgccacgggcagccacggcgggtcaggtgccacgggcagccacggcgggtcaggtgccacgggcagccacggcgggtcaggtgccacgggcagccacggcgggtcaggtgccacgggcagccacggcgggtcaggtgccacgggcagccacggcgggtcag gtggcttaggcgcccacggcaggtcagggtccgtagccggccacagcagttcacaggcggttgaagaccgtgggcgtgtaaggtccccacccgcaagctcaagcaattcggaggccgctgatgatcgcggccgtgcagggtccccacccacaagctccccaccctcaggtatatggcccccccccaaaaagttcttggggaattcaacggaggccgtggcggtttcgtgggtaaggagctcaAGTGACGCCGGTAGGGCAGAAAGcttgggtggcgccggcagggcagaCCAAGGGGGCTCCGTGACCATATCAGGGAGAGCGGGCTGCTCGGTGACGGCCTTCGCGGGTGAATCAGGAAGAGCagactgctctgggacggcagcgggctga
- the LOC127512028 gene encoding uncharacterized protein LOC127512028 isoform X28: MGSGVQELTGTDSDRDITPPFRKARPRGVNGTDREGGWVHWRPVGRRERGLQCRSRNSGSHGGSGATGSHGGSGATGSHGGSGATGSHGGSGATGSHGGSGATGSHGGSGATGSHGGSGATGSHGGSGATGSHGGSGATGSHGGSGATGSHGGSGATGSHGGSGGLGTHGGSGGLGTHGGSGGLGNHGGSGGLGAHGRSGSVAGHSSSQAVEDRGRVRSPPASSSNSEAADDRGRAGSPPTSSPPSGIWPPPKKFLGNSTEAVAVSWVRSSSDAGRAESLGGAGRADQGGSVTISGRAGCSVTAFAGESGRADCSGTAAG, encoded by the exons atgggaagtggagtccaggaactgacaggaacagacagtgatcgtgacataacgccccccttccggaaggcgcgtcctcgcggcgtaaatggcacagatagggagggggggtgggtacattggagacctgttggcagacgggaacggggtctccaatgcaggtccaggaactcgggcagccacggggggtcag gtgccacgggcagccacggcgggtcaggtgccacgggcagccacggcgggtcaggtgccacgggcagccacggcgggtcaggtgccacgggcagccacggcgggtcaggtgccacgggcagccacggcgggtcaggtgccacgggcagccacggcgggtcaggtgccacgggcagccacggcgggtcaggtgccacgggcagccacggcgggtcaggtgccacgggcagccacggcgggtcaggtgccacgggcagccacggcgggtcaggtgccacgggcagccacggcgggtcag gtggcttgggcacccacggcgggtcag gtggcttgggcacccacggcgggtcaggtggcttgggcaaccacggcgggtcaggtggcttaggcgcccacggcaggtcagggtccgtagccggccacagcagttcacaggcggttgaagaccgtgggcgtgtaaggtccccacccgcaagctcaagcaattcggaggccgctgatgatcgcggccgtgcagggtccccacccacaagctccccaccctcaggtatatggcccccccccaaaaagttcttggggaattcaacggaggccgtggcggtttcgtgggtaaggagctcaAGTGACGCCGGTAGGGCAGAAAGcttgggtggcgccggcagggcagaCCAAGGGGGCTCCGTGACCATATCAGGGAGAGCGGGCTGCTCGGTGACGGCCTTCGCGGGTGAATCAGGAAGAGCagactgctctgggacggcagcgggctga